The following coding sequences are from one Bradyrhizobium sp. 200 window:
- a CDS encoding TetR/AcrR family transcriptional regulator — MKLAGLTHGGFYNHFESRAALVSEAIAFAMDQRTGRWKKLANGKADGNASRRWSLIILVPGIATILNTVARFQPWPSMSHDRVRASSRPWLPNWRK; from the coding sequence ATGAAGCTCGCGGGTCTGACCCACGGTGGCTTCTATAACCATTTCGAGTCGCGTGCCGCGCTTGTCAGCGAGGCGATCGCCTTTGCGATGGACCAAAGGACTGGGCGATGGAAAAAACTGGCGAACGGGAAGGCCGACGGGAACGCTTCGAGGCGTTGGTCGCTGATTATCTTAGTCCCCGGCATCGCGACAATCCTAAACACGGTTGCGCGCTTCCAACCCTGGCCGTCGATGTCGCACGATCGAGTCCGAGCGAGCAGCAGGCCCTGGCTTCCAAACTGGAGAAAATGA
- a CDS encoding flavin reductase family protein has protein sequence MDLADFHYYEPSKGHGLRHNPFNAIVAPRPIGWISSRNAAGQLNLAPYSFFNAFLYDPPIIGFSSISWKDTVKNVSETREFVWNLVTMDLGERMNKTAAPLDHGVSEFETAGLTPIPGRHVAVPRVGESRAAMECKVTEVSQLTNACGEKVEGWFVLGEVVAVYIDKSLIEDGVYNTALARPILRAGRGGDYLEVKTENMFEMKRPPGSSKPEFHGT, from the coding sequence ATGGATCTGGCCGACTTCCACTACTACGAGCCTTCGAAGGGCCACGGGCTCCGACATAATCCATTCAACGCGATTGTCGCGCCGCGTCCGATTGGTTGGATTTCGTCACGTAATGCGGCTGGTCAACTGAACCTCGCTCCATACAGCTTCTTCAATGCGTTCCTCTACGACCCTCCGATAATCGGGTTCTCCTCAATTTCGTGGAAGGACACCGTCAAGAACGTCAGCGAGACCCGCGAATTTGTTTGGAATCTGGTTACGATGGATCTGGGCGAGCGCATGAACAAGACGGCCGCGCCCCTCGATCACGGTGTGAGCGAGTTCGAAACGGCAGGGCTGACGCCGATCCCGGGGCGCCACGTAGCGGTGCCGCGGGTGGGCGAGAGCAGGGCCGCTATGGAATGCAAGGTCACCGAAGTCTCTCAGTTGACGAATGCGTGTGGCGAGAAAGTCGAAGGATGGTTCGTGCTCGGCGAAGTCGTCGCAGTATACATCGACAAGTCTTTGATCGAGGACGGTGTATACAACACCGCACTTGCGCGCCCCATACTGCGCGCCGGCCGTGGTGGAGATTACCTTGAGGTCAAGACGGAGAACATGTTCGAGATGAAGCGTCCGCCTGGCAGCAGCAAACCGGAATTCCACGGCACCTGA
- a CDS encoding nitronate monooxygenase family protein, whose translation MKTAITELFGIKHPIIQGGMHYVGFAELAAAVSNAGGLGIITGLTQRTPELLAKEIARCRDMTDKPFGVNLTFLPSFTAPPYPEYIAAIKEGGVKAVETAGRSPEQYMPALKAAGIKVIHKCTSVRHSLKAEKIGCDAVSVDGFECGGHPGEDDIPNMILLPRAADELKIPFVASGGMADARSLVAALSMGAAGMNMGTRFVATKEAPVHDNVKQALVKATELDTVLVMRALRNTERVLKNKGVDELIEIEREKGANLKIGDIHEQVAGVYPKVMIDGDMDAGAWSCGMVVGLINDIPTVKELIERIMADAERIIRQRLTGFLDGAEQRPAAARAIA comes from the coding sequence GTGAAGACAGCGATCACTGAACTGTTCGGTATCAAGCATCCGATCATCCAGGGCGGCATGCATTATGTCGGCTTCGCCGAGCTCGCCGCCGCGGTGTCCAACGCCGGCGGTCTCGGCATCATAACCGGCCTGACCCAAAGGACGCCGGAACTGTTGGCAAAGGAAATCGCACGCTGCCGCGACATGACCGATAAGCCGTTCGGCGTGAACCTGACCTTCCTGCCGAGTTTCACTGCGCCGCCCTATCCGGAATATATCGCCGCTATCAAGGAAGGCGGCGTCAAGGCAGTGGAAACCGCCGGCCGCAGCCCCGAGCAGTACATGCCGGCGCTGAAGGCGGCCGGCATCAAGGTAATCCACAAATGTACTTCGGTGCGGCATTCGCTCAAAGCCGAGAAGATCGGCTGCGACGCCGTCAGCGTCGACGGCTTTGAATGCGGCGGACACCCCGGAGAGGACGACATCCCGAACATGATCCTGCTTCCGCGAGCGGCAGATGAGCTGAAGATCCCCTTCGTTGCATCGGGAGGAATGGCGGATGCGCGAAGCCTCGTCGCCGCTCTGTCGATGGGCGCGGCCGGTATGAACATGGGCACCCGCTTCGTCGCCACCAAGGAAGCGCCGGTCCACGACAACGTAAAGCAGGCGCTGGTCAAGGCGACCGAACTCGACACCGTGCTGGTGATGCGCGCGCTACGCAACACCGAGCGCGTGCTGAAGAACAAGGGGGTCGACGAGCTGATCGAGATCGAGCGCGAGAAGGGCGCAAACCTGAAGATTGGCGACATCCACGAGCAGGTCGCTGGCGTGTATCCCAAAGTGATGATCGATGGCGACATGGACGCGGGCGCCTGGAGCTGCGGCATGGTCGTTGGACTCATCAACGACATTCCGACTGTGAAGGAGTTGATCGAACGCATCATGGCGGATGCCGAGCGAATCATCCGTCAACGCCTGACTGGTTTCCTCGATGGCGCCGAGCAAAGGCCGGCTGCCGCCCGGGCGATCGCGTAG
- a CDS encoding multidrug effflux MFS transporter produces the protein MAGQCQTTKRVPRDVPVSSGLAIAVLSVLAAMGTLATNILLPSLPQIAISLNVTSAAVTSAITVFLAMFGIGQLLVGPLSDRYGRRWPVLIGFAVFFGGSVWCGLATDLPNLLIGRVVQAAGACATSVLSRAIARDMFRGPALARAMALIMIVMSAAPGFSPLLGGALDHSFGWRSEFALVAAFAAIGAIAYGIILGETHNSIRTPLNLVAIARTYVGLIGDRRFAIPAATASLIIGGLFSMFSAAPRLFIEALHFTPIQLGLFFAGTVFIVFAAGMLATKLAPRYGLDRPIRAGLWATAASSVAILLISMISPTFLPFLGAMCVFLLGMGVVSPLATARALSPFGEKAGAASALLGFWQMMNAAIGVWLAATVSHEAMLALGVVLSAFSLLALGLYARIPRS, from the coding sequence ATGGCTGGCCAGTGCCAAACGACCAAAAGGGTGCCGAGGGACGTTCCCGTCTCCAGCGGCCTGGCGATCGCAGTTCTTTCCGTCCTGGCCGCGATGGGAACGCTCGCGACCAACATCTTGCTGCCGTCGCTGCCGCAAATTGCGATCTCATTGAATGTCACCAGCGCGGCGGTCACATCCGCCATCACCGTCTTTCTTGCGATGTTCGGGATAGGCCAGCTCCTGGTCGGACCGCTTTCGGATCGCTACGGCAGACGCTGGCCAGTCCTGATTGGATTTGCCGTGTTCTTTGGCGGCAGCGTCTGGTGCGGTTTGGCAACAGATCTACCTAATCTTTTGATCGGTCGCGTCGTGCAGGCTGCAGGCGCTTGTGCGACGTCAGTGTTGTCTCGCGCCATCGCCCGCGACATGTTCAGAGGGCCGGCGCTGGCACGGGCGATGGCGCTAATCATGATCGTAATGTCCGCAGCCCCCGGATTCTCGCCTCTGCTTGGCGGCGCACTCGATCACAGTTTTGGCTGGCGCTCCGAATTCGCTCTCGTCGCGGCCTTTGCCGCAATTGGCGCCATTGCTTACGGCATCATCCTCGGCGAAACCCACAATTCGATCCGCACTCCGCTCAATCTTGTCGCCATCGCCAGGACCTATGTTGGTCTGATTGGCGATCGGCGTTTCGCCATCCCGGCTGCAACCGCGAGCCTGATCATAGGCGGCTTGTTCTCTATGTTTTCGGCTGCACCGCGACTATTCATTGAAGCGCTGCACTTCACGCCGATCCAGCTCGGCCTCTTCTTCGCTGGCACCGTCTTTATCGTATTCGCCGCGGGCATGCTGGCGACGAAATTGGCACCACGCTACGGGCTCGATCGCCCGATCCGGGCAGGACTGTGGGCAACGGCCGCCAGCAGCGTTGCGATCCTGCTCATCTCGATGATCAGCCCGACTTTCTTGCCGTTTCTGGGCGCGATGTGCGTATTTCTCCTCGGCATGGGCGTTGTCAGTCCACTGGCTACCGCCCGCGCGCTCTCTCCATTCGGGGAGAAAGCTGGCGCGGCCTCGGCGCTGCTGGGCTTCTGGCAGATGATGAACGCCGCAATCGGCGTATGGCTTGCTGCCACGGTGTCGCATGAAGCAATGTTGGCGCTGGGCGTCGTGCTGAGCGCGTTTTCACTGCTGGCGCTTGGTCTGTACGCGCGGATCCCGAGGTCTTGA
- a CDS encoding enoyl-CoA hydratase-related protein, with the protein MTQHVKTEMTAGIMTITLARPEKKNALSNEMYSAMSDGLERAEKDPAVRVVLFQGDGDSFTSGNDIADFSAQANGSNIGESQAFRFIRNLGKATRPLVAAVQGNAVGVGTTMLLHSDLVFLADTAKLMTPFVNLALVPEAASSWLLPARIGHVRAYAMFALGEPLDAAAALACGLANAVVPAADLRARAWQAAEALTKRPAGSLSHTKALMREMDKIAAQINRESALFAERLQTGEAREAFAAFAERRKPDFTNLTSD; encoded by the coding sequence ATGACCCAGCATGTGAAAACTGAAATGACCGCAGGCATCATGACGATTACGCTGGCCCGTCCTGAAAAGAAGAACGCGCTCAGCAATGAAATGTACAGCGCCATGTCGGATGGGCTGGAGCGCGCAGAGAAAGATCCTGCCGTGCGGGTCGTTCTATTTCAGGGAGATGGCGACAGTTTTACGTCCGGAAACGACATCGCCGATTTCAGTGCCCAAGCCAACGGTAGCAATATAGGGGAAAGCCAGGCATTCCGGTTCATCCGCAATCTCGGTAAGGCCACCCGTCCACTCGTCGCCGCAGTGCAGGGCAACGCGGTAGGCGTTGGCACCACGATGTTGCTGCATAGCGACCTCGTATTTCTTGCCGACACGGCGAAGCTGATGACACCATTCGTAAATCTGGCGCTGGTTCCTGAGGCGGCTTCGAGTTGGTTGCTGCCCGCCCGCATCGGGCATGTCCGCGCATACGCCATGTTTGCGTTGGGAGAGCCGCTCGATGCAGCCGCCGCATTGGCCTGCGGTCTGGCTAACGCCGTGGTGCCGGCCGCCGACTTGCGCGCCAGGGCTTGGCAGGCTGCCGAAGCCCTGACCAAACGGCCCGCGGGCTCTCTCAGTCACACCAAAGCGCTCATGCGCGAAATGGACAAGATCGCTGCCCAAATAAACCGGGAAAGCGCGCTATTTGCCGAGCGGTTGCAGACCGGCGAAGCTCGCGAAGCGTTCGCGGCGTTTGCCGAGCGGCGTAAGCCGGACTTCACAAACCTGACGAGCGACTGA
- a CDS encoding acetyl-CoA C-acyltransferase: MATASDPVVILSAARTPLGRFMGELSPLSAHKLGSHVIGATLERAKLAPERIDEVFMGNVLPAGQGQAPARQAARGAKLPDATGATTINKVCGSGMKATMLAHDIINAGSASIVLSGGMESMSNAPYLLAKARGGYRAGHDRIIDHMMMDGLEDAYETGRSMGDFGEATAEAYQFTRKNQDAYAMETLTRARKAVEGGAFKAEIAPITLTEKAGPRIVANDEHPLKVDPAKIPGLKAAFRANGTITPAASSANADGAAALILAKRSLADRDGLPVLAEIKGHATHSQEPQWFTTAPIPAIRKLLGKVGWSVGDVDLFEINEAFAVVAMAAQKDLGIPREKLNVNGGACALGHPIGATGARLIVTLLHALEAQNLKRGVAALCIGGGEATAIAIERVVRR; the protein is encoded by the coding sequence ATGGCCACCGCTTCCGACCCCGTCGTCATCCTTTCCGCCGCCCGCACGCCACTCGGCCGCTTCATGGGCGAGTTGTCGCCTCTCAGCGCCCACAAGCTCGGCTCCCACGTGATCGGCGCGACGCTGGAACGGGCCAAGCTGGCGCCCGAGCGGATCGATGAGGTTTTCATGGGCAACGTCTTGCCGGCTGGACAAGGTCAGGCACCGGCGCGCCAAGCCGCCCGCGGCGCCAAACTGCCGGATGCCACCGGCGCCACCACTATCAACAAGGTCTGCGGCTCCGGCATGAAGGCGACCATGCTGGCCCATGACATCATCAATGCGGGCTCGGCCTCGATCGTACTGTCGGGCGGCATGGAGAGCATGAGCAACGCACCCTATCTGCTGGCCAAGGCGCGCGGCGGTTACCGCGCCGGGCACGACCGCATCATCGATCATATGATGATGGACGGGCTGGAGGATGCCTATGAGACCGGCCGGTCGATGGGCGATTTCGGCGAGGCCACCGCGGAAGCCTATCAATTCACGCGGAAGAACCAGGACGCCTACGCGATGGAAACCTTAACCCGCGCGCGCAAGGCGGTCGAAGGTGGCGCGTTCAAAGCCGAGATCGCGCCGATCACACTGACCGAAAAGGCCGGGCCGCGGATCGTCGCGAACGACGAACATCCGCTGAAGGTGGACCCGGCCAAGATTCCCGGGCTGAAAGCCGCGTTCCGCGCCAACGGTACCATCACGCCGGCCGCCTCCTCCGCCAATGCCGACGGCGCCGCCGCGCTGATCCTCGCCAAACGTTCCCTCGCGGATCGCGACGGCCTCCCCGTACTGGCCGAGATCAAGGGCCACGCCACCCACAGCCAGGAGCCGCAATGGTTCACCACGGCGCCGATCCCGGCCATTCGCAAGCTGTTGGGCAAGGTCGGCTGGAGCGTCGGCGATGTCGATCTGTTCGAGATCAACGAAGCCTTTGCCGTGGTGGCGATGGCCGCACAGAAGGATCTCGGCATCCCCAGGGAGAAGCTGAATGTCAATGGCGGCGCCTGCGCGCTCGGTCATCCGATCGGTGCCACCGGCGCGCGCCTGATCGTGACGCTGCTGCATGCGCTGGAGGCGCAGAACCTCAAACGCGGCGTTGCAGCCCTTTGCATCGGTGGCGGTGAAGCCACCGCCATCGCGATCGAGCGCGTCGTCCGCAGGTAG